One window of the Rhipicephalus sanguineus isolate Rsan-2018 chromosome 2, BIME_Rsan_1.4, whole genome shotgun sequence genome contains the following:
- the LOC119381566 gene encoding zinc finger BED domain-containing protein 4, with protein sequence MRSFALENRSVTESHTACNILEHLQAMMDNWELPLQKLPVYVVMDNLKEAICVELATSETTVPNLAPQEWKAVTGLVKALEPIVLGTKDLSGHKYATLSSVVPFLHGTQTVLKDCIAADDDTSEFARNLLKSMRTRFPGQDEQKEYVLAAACDPRFKNLFCTETFQETRLLEHARTELQLPPEEESSDCVEALASTAHKKRISSIWDSIEKLAASSERRHSTKTANIEEFKRYLREPTCSKDQDPLAFWKETRKQRFPGLCKMAMKYMGIPATSVPSEKLFSTAGEECTKLVKLCTTATDVEELSKL encoded by the exons ATGAGAAGCTTTGCGTTAGAAAACCGGAGCGTGACCGAGAGCCACACTGCTTGCAACATCCTGGAGCACCTGCAAGCAATGATGGATAACTGGGAGCTGCCACTGCAGAAACTGCCAGTCTACGTGGTGATGGACAAT CTGAAGGAAGCCATCTGTGTGGAGCTGGCCACTTCTGAGACAACCGTGCCCAACCTGGCACCACAGGAGTGGAAAGCTGTGACTGGACTAGTCAAAGCTCTTGAACCAATCGTATTGGGGACCAAAGATCTTAGTGGCCACAAATATGCAACTTTGTCGTCAGTGGTACCGTTTTTGCATGGAACACAGACGGTTCTGAAAGACTGTATTGCAGCCGATGATGACACCTCAGAGTTTGCTAGAAATTTGCTGAAAAGCATGAGGACAAGGTTTCCAGGGCAGGACGAGCAAAAGGAGTATGTGCTGGCAGCCGCCTGTGACCCAAGGTTTAAGAACCTCTTCTGTACTGAAACATTCCAGGAAACAAGGCTATTGGAGCATGCAAGAACTGAGTTGCAGCTCCCTCCAGAAGAAGAATCAAGTGACTGTGTCGAAGCATTGGCATCTACAGCTCACAAGAAGCGTATCAGCAGTATCTGGGACAGCATTGAGAAGCTGGCAGCGTCATCAGAAAGAAGACACTCCACCAAAACAGCCAACATCGAGGAGTTTAAGCGGTACCTTCGAGAGCCCACTTGCAGCAAGGACCAAGACCCTCTAGCATTCTGGAAAGAAACACGCAAGCAGCGCTTCCCAGGATTGTGCAAGATGGCCATGAAATACATGGGCATTCCCGCAACAAGTGTACCAAGCGAAAAGTTGTTTTCGACGGCTG GTGAAGAGTGCACGAAGCTTGTTAAGCTGTGCACCACTGCTACCGATGTGGAAGAGCTGTCCAAGCTCTAA